ACCCGCGCACCCAACGCCTGCTGCATCCCGACACCGGCAATGCCCGCCGCGCCTCAACTTCTCATCAGCATGGAGTCCATTGAAATGGCTTTTACCTTGCCTGCCTTGCCTTACGCCTACGATGCCCTCGAACCGCACATCGATGCGCAGACGATGGAGATTCATTACACCAAGCACCACCAGACCTACATCAATAACCTCAACGCGGCGGTTGAAGGCACCGAGTTTGCCGAGTGGCCGGTGGAAAAGCTCGTCGCCAGCGTTGAGCAACTGCCGGAAAAACTTCGCGCGGCGGTGATCAACCAGGGCGGCGGTCACGCCAATCATTCGCTGTTCTGGGAAGTGATGGTGCCCAACGGCGGCGGCAAGCCCGACGGCGCTTTGGCCAAGGCCATCGACGAGCAACTGGGCGGACTCGACAGTTTCAAGGAAGCGTTTACCAAAGCCGCGCTGACCCGCTTCGGCAGTGGCTGGGCCTGGCTCAGCGTGACCCCGGAGAAAAAGCTCATCGTGGAAAGCAGTGGCAACCAGGACAGTCCGTTGATGAACGGCAATACCCCGATTCTCGGTCTCGACGTCTGGGAGCACGCCTACTACCTGCGCTACCAGAACCGTCGTCCGGAATACATCAACGCCTTTTACAACGTGATCAACTGGCCGGAAGTTGCTGCGCGCTATCAGGCCGCACTGGTTTAAGCCTCCAA
This genomic interval from Pseudomonas koreensis contains the following:
- a CDS encoding superoxide dismutase, which codes for MAFTLPALPYAYDALEPHIDAQTMEIHYTKHHQTYINNLNAAVEGTEFAEWPVEKLVASVEQLPEKLRAAVINQGGGHANHSLFWEVMVPNGGGKPDGALAKAIDEQLGGLDSFKEAFTKAALTRFGSGWAWLSVTPEKKLIVESSGNQDSPLMNGNTPILGLDVWEHAYYLRYQNRRPEYINAFYNVINWPEVAARYQAALV